A window of the Pseudomonas fluorescens genome harbors these coding sequences:
- a CDS encoding methyl-accepting chemotaxis protein, whose product MAAAASQMTASIEEITRHAERALNMASQAESLAKNGGQVIHQVVSDMDDIARSAQQSAQVIRTLDQESEGIFNIIQVIKSIADQTNLLALNAAIEAARAGEQGRGFAVVADEVRSLAARTSASTQEIAAMVARIQNSTREAVSSMEAGVAQVDKGMAVTADVERAIREILDATLSTTQLVNDITRTIGEQSQASNEIAHQVEMIAGMSEGNSKVIGETANTTDELSSLAGRLAQSVDRFRL is encoded by the coding sequence ATGGCTGCCGCCGCGAGCCAGATGACCGCGAGCATCGAGGAAATCACCCGTCATGCCGAGCGTGCTTTGAACATGGCCAGCCAGGCCGAGTCACTGGCGAAAAACGGTGGGCAGGTGATTCATCAGGTGGTCAGCGACATGGACGACATCGCCCGTTCCGCCCAGCAGTCGGCGCAGGTGATCCGCACCCTGGATCAGGAATCCGAAGGCATCTTCAACATCATCCAGGTGATCAAGAGCATCGCCGATCAGACCAACCTGCTGGCGCTCAACGCGGCCATTGAGGCCGCCCGGGCGGGCGAGCAGGGCAGGGGCTTTGCGGTGGTGGCCGATGAGGTGCGCAGTCTGGCTGCACGCACCAGCGCCTCGACCCAGGAAATCGCCGCGATGGTCGCGCGCATCCAGAACAGCACCCGCGAGGCCGTCAGCAGCATGGAGGCCGGTGTCGCCCAAGTCGACAAAGGCATGGCGGTCACCGCCGACGTCGAACGCGCCATCCGCGAAATCCTCGACGCTACCCTCAGCACCACACAGCTGGTCAACGACATCACCCGCACCATCGGCGAACAGAGCCAGGCCAGCAACGAGATTGCCCATCAGGTGGAGATGATCGCGGGCATGTCGGAGGGCAACAGCAAGGTGATCGGCGAGACGGCCAATACCACGGATGAGCTGTCGAGTCTGGCGGGGAGACTGGCGCAGTCGGTGGATCGGTTCAGGTTATAG
- a CDS encoding methyltransferase, with product MNQEEQLSANDLVLLQLGRRLQADGYRFITPTPLTHQRVNQRDEGQAADCLRDVFGWSRPFEPGLLSADEQRQLQQAQVIDEFDGRLMSRVRWSSLDDLLFVHSGFPTDAADSVFFGPDTYRFAQLIHSHLQQNFAPVHRAVDIGCGAGVGAILIGRARREAQVLAVDINPAALRLTAINAALAEVANVEVRASDVLQGVDGEFDLIVANPPYMADPAGRAYRHGGGTLGAGLSLRIVEQALNHLTPGGSLLLYTGVAMVDGRDPFLDTVLPRLDEKRFGWTYRELDPDVFGEELLNPGYQRVDRIAVVALTVTRTG from the coding sequence ATGAATCAGGAAGAACAACTGTCCGCCAACGATCTCGTGCTGCTGCAACTGGGGCGGCGCTTGCAGGCCGACGGCTATCGTTTCATCACCCCGACGCCGTTGACTCATCAACGGGTCAACCAGCGCGACGAAGGGCAGGCTGCGGATTGCCTGCGGGATGTGTTCGGATGGTCGCGCCCGTTCGAACCAGGCCTGCTGTCTGCCGATGAACAGCGGCAATTGCAGCAAGCCCAGGTGATCGATGAGTTCGACGGGCGCTTGATGAGCCGTGTGCGCTGGTCGAGCCTGGATGACCTGCTTTTCGTGCATTCCGGATTTCCCACCGATGCCGCCGACTCAGTGTTCTTCGGCCCGGACACCTATCGCTTTGCGCAACTGATCCACAGCCATTTGCAGCAGAACTTTGCGCCCGTCCACCGTGCGGTGGACATTGGTTGTGGCGCCGGAGTGGGCGCGATCCTGATAGGCCGTGCCCGGCGAGAAGCGCAAGTGCTGGCGGTGGATATCAACCCCGCCGCGTTGCGCCTGACCGCGATCAATGCAGCGCTGGCCGAAGTGGCCAATGTCGAAGTGCGAGCCAGTGATGTACTGCAAGGCGTAGATGGTGAGTTCGACCTGATCGTCGCCAACCCGCCCTACATGGCCGATCCGGCCGGGAGAGCTTACCGCCACGGTGGCGGGACGCTGGGGGCGGGCCTGTCGCTGCGGATCGTCGAGCAGGCGCTCAATCACCTGACACCCGGCGGTTCGTTGCTGCTGTACACCGGTGTGGCGATGGTCGATGGCCGCGATCCATTTCTCGACACCGTTTTGCCACGGCTGGATGAAAAACGCTTCGGCTGGACCTACCGCGAACTCGATCCCGATGTGTTTGGTGAAGAGTTGCTGAATCCAGGCTATCAGCGCGTCGACCGGATTGCCGTGGTCGCACTGACTGTGACTCGAACAGGCTGA
- the ligD gene encoding DNA ligase D → MSRNLDDYTRMRDFSATSEPAAERRRGKKSAGDHALQFCIQKHDASHLHYDFRLELDGALKSWAVPKGPSLDPKVKRLAVHVEDHPLDYATFEGSIPEGHYGAGDVIVWDRGVWIPLEDPEKAYAKGKLKFELQGEKLAGVWNLVRTHMPGKKEQWFLIKHQDSAARPQSDYDVLVAEPDSVLSERTIVDKPSLSAKQVKPLKASSKAARKPASGKLAGAHKANIPAQLKPQLATLVESAPEGDWQYEIKFDGYRIMARIDQDEVQLFTRNGHDWTHKLPEQAQALAALGLESAWLDGEMVVADADGVPDFQALQNAFDAGRSENILYYLFDLPYLNGVDLREVPVQERRAALATVLKAHEDPLLRFSEAFDETPQALLNSACQMRMEGLIGKRLGSPYVSRRSSDWIKLKCKHRQEFVIVGYTDPKGARSSFGALLLGLHDRDSGELRYAGKVGTGFNETTLKSILAQLKPLRVKKPAVVNPPTGFEAKGVHWLKPSLLAEVAFAEMTQDGSVRHAVFHGLREDKPAKDITEERAKPMKTSKAQSTAPSQSGLADGKVRITHPDRVIDASSGTTKMQLAEYYASVAEWILPQLKDRPVALVRAPDGIAGDLFFQKNAENLAIPGIRTLDKELTGQPVMLINNAEALIGAVQMSTVELHTWNATTTDLDKPDRFVLDLDPDPALPWKSMVEATALTLTVLDELGLKAFLKTSGGKGIHLVVPLTRKHGWDEVKDFSHAIVTHMAKLLPERFSAVSGPKNRVGRIFIDYLRNGLGATTICAYAARTREGLPVSVPLFREEVGEIKGADQWNVRNVHERLAEVGDEPWADMKKTRQSITAEMRKRVGLK, encoded by the coding sequence ATGAGCAGGAATCTCGACGACTACACCCGGATGCGCGACTTTTCGGCGACCTCTGAACCGGCGGCTGAACGTCGTCGGGGCAAGAAATCCGCCGGTGACCACGCCCTGCAATTCTGCATTCAAAAGCACGATGCCTCGCACCTGCATTACGACTTTCGCCTGGAACTCGATGGCGCACTAAAAAGCTGGGCGGTGCCTAAAGGCCCGTCGCTGGATCCCAAGGTCAAGCGACTGGCGGTGCACGTCGAAGACCATCCGCTGGACTACGCGACGTTCGAGGGCAGCATTCCCGAAGGGCATTACGGCGCCGGGGATGTGATCGTCTGGGATCGCGGCGTGTGGATTCCGCTGGAAGACCCCGAGAAAGCCTACGCCAAAGGCAAGCTCAAATTCGAACTGCAAGGCGAGAAGCTCGCCGGGGTGTGGAACCTGGTGCGCACCCACATGCCGGGCAAGAAAGAGCAGTGGTTTCTGATCAAGCATCAGGACAGCGCCGCGCGCCCGCAAAGCGATTACGACGTGCTGGTCGCCGAGCCCGACAGCGTGCTCAGCGAACGCACGATCGTCGACAAACCCAGCCTCAGTGCGAAGCAGGTCAAGCCGCTGAAAGCCTCGTCGAAAGCTGCGCGGAAACCCGCTTCGGGCAAACTTGCCGGGGCGCACAAGGCCAATATCCCCGCGCAGCTCAAACCGCAACTGGCCACCCTGGTGGAGAGCGCGCCGGAAGGGGATTGGCAATACGAGATCAAGTTCGACGGCTACCGGATCATGGCGCGGATCGATCAGGACGAGGTGCAGTTGTTCACCCGCAACGGCCATGACTGGACGCACAAGTTGCCGGAACAGGCGCAAGCCCTCGCGGCGCTGGGCCTGGAATCGGCCTGGCTTGACGGTGAGATGGTCGTCGCCGATGCGGACGGCGTGCCGGATTTTCAGGCCCTGCAAAACGCGTTCGATGCGGGCCGCAGCGAAAACATTCTCTATTACCTGTTCGATCTACCGTATCTGAACGGTGTCGACCTGCGTGAAGTACCGGTACAGGAACGGCGCGCGGCGCTGGCCACGGTGCTGAAAGCCCACGAAGATCCGCTGCTGCGCTTTTCCGAAGCGTTCGACGAAACCCCGCAAGCGTTGCTCAACAGCGCCTGCCAGATGCGCATGGAAGGGCTGATCGGCAAACGCCTCGGCTCGCCTTACGTTTCGCGCCGCAGCAGTGACTGGATCAAGCTCAAGTGCAAACATCGCCAGGAATTCGTGATCGTCGGCTACACCGATCCGAAAGGCGCGCGCAGTTCGTTCGGCGCGCTGTTGCTGGGGCTGCATGATCGTGACAGCGGCGAGTTGCGGTACGCCGGCAAGGTCGGCACCGGATTCAATGAAACCACCCTCAAGAGCATCCTCGCGCAGCTCAAACCGTTGCGGGTGAAGAAACCGGCGGTGGTCAACCCGCCCACCGGGTTCGAGGCCAAGGGTGTGCACTGGCTCAAGCCGAGTCTGCTGGCGGAAGTGGCGTTTGCCGAAATGACCCAGGACGGCTCGGTGCGCCACGCCGTGTTCCATGGCCTGCGCGAGGACAAACCGGCCAAGGACATCACCGAGGAGCGCGCCAAACCCATGAAAACCTCAAAGGCTCAATCTACCGCACCGTCCCAATCCGGCCTGGCCGACGGCAAGGTGCGGATCACTCATCCCGACCGAGTGATCGACGCCAGCAGTGGCACCACCAAAATGCAGCTGGCCGAGTATTACGCGAGTGTCGCCGAATGGATTCTGCCGCAACTCAAGGATCGCCCGGTGGCGCTGGTGCGCGCACCGGACGGTATCGCCGGTGATCTGTTCTTCCAGAAGAACGCCGAAAACCTGGCGATCCCCGGCATCCGCACGCTGGACAAGGAGCTGACCGGCCAGCCGGTGATGCTGATCAACAACGCCGAAGCCTTGATCGGTGCAGTGCAGATGAGCACGGTCGAACTGCACACCTGGAACGCCACCACGACGGATCTGGACAAGCCCGACCGATTTGTCCTCGACCTCGACCCGGACCCGGCGCTGCCCTGGAAAAGCATGGTCGAAGCCACGGCGCTGACCCTGACCGTGCTCGATGAGTTAGGTCTGAAGGCGTTTCTCAAGACCAGTGGCGGCAAGGGCATCCATCTGGTGGTGCCGCTGACCCGCAAGCATGGTTGGGACGAGGTAAAGGATTTCAGCCACGCCATCGTCACTCACATGGCGAAGTTACTGCCGGAGCGTTTTTCTGCGGTGTCCGGGCCGAAAAATCGCGTGGGGCGGATCTTCATCGATTACCTGCGCAACGGTCTGGGCGCCACCACCATTTGCGCCTACGCAGCGCGTACCCGCGAAGGGTTACCAGTGTCGGTGCCGCTGTTTCGGGAGGAGGTCGGAGAGATCAAGGGCGCCGATCAATGGAACGTGCGCAACGTTCACGAACGGCTGGCGGAAGTGGGCGATGAGCCTTGGGCGGACATGAAGAAAACCCGGCAGAGCATCACGGCCGAGATGCGCAAGCGGGTGGGATTGAAGTAA
- the mqo gene encoding malate dehydrogenase (quinone), translated as MFKKVNTALLGLALAMGMSSANAEEAKKVDVLLIGGGIMSTTLGVWINELEPTWSMEMVERLDGVALESSNGWNNAGTGHSALAELNYTPEDDKGNVTIPKAVEINEAFQVSRQFWAWQVRQGVLKDPRSFINTTPHMSFVWGDDNIKFLKKRYEALQASPLFAGMQYSEDPAVIKKWVPLMMEGRDPNQKIAATWSPLGTDMNFGEITRQFAGYLQTKPNFSMKLSSEVQDITKNADGTWRVSYKNLKDGTKTETDAKFVFIGAGGGALHLLQKSGIEEAKEYAGFPVGGSFLVTDNPAIAEQHLAKAYGKASVGAPPMSVPHLDTRVLDGKRVILFGPFATFSTKFLKEGSYLDLLTSTTTHNIWPMTKVGIKEYPLVEYLAGQLMLSDEDRLNALKEYFPNAKAEDWRLWQAGQRVQIIKRDEAAGGVLKLGTEIVASKDGSIAGLLGASPGASTAAPIMLSVLQKVFKDKVASPEWQTKLHQIVPSYGTQLNNDPAKVAEEWAYTAKILQLPTPPVIGQAAAPAADASAEKAPAPKESAARDMAL; from the coding sequence ATGTTTAAAAAAGTGAACACAGCCTTGCTGGGGCTGGCTTTGGCGATGGGGATGTCGTCCGCCAATGCCGAAGAAGCAAAGAAAGTCGACGTCCTGCTGATCGGCGGCGGCATCATGAGCACCACCCTGGGTGTGTGGATCAATGAGCTGGAGCCGACCTGGTCGATGGAGATGGTCGAGCGCCTCGACGGCGTCGCCCTCGAAAGCTCCAACGGCTGGAACAACGCCGGTACCGGTCACTCCGCACTCGCCGAGCTGAACTACACCCCGGAAGACGACAAGGGCAACGTCACGATCCCGAAAGCGGTCGAGATCAACGAAGCGTTCCAGGTCTCCCGTCAGTTCTGGGCCTGGCAGGTTCGTCAAGGCGTCCTGAAGGACCCTCGTTCGTTCATCAACACCACTCCGCACATGAGCTTCGTGTGGGGCGATGACAACATCAAGTTCCTGAAAAAGCGCTACGAAGCCCTGCAGGCGAGCCCGCTGTTCGCCGGCATGCAGTACTCCGAAGACCCGGCTGTGATCAAGAAGTGGGTTCCGCTGATGATGGAAGGGCGTGACCCGAACCAGAAAATCGCGGCCACCTGGAGCCCGCTGGGTACCGACATGAACTTCGGCGAAATCACCCGCCAGTTCGCCGGTTACCTGCAGACCAAGCCTAACTTCAGCATGAAGCTGTCCAGCGAAGTCCAGGACATCACCAAGAATGCCGATGGCACCTGGCGCGTCAGCTACAAGAACCTGAAAGACGGCACCAAGACTGAAACCGACGCCAAGTTCGTGTTCATCGGCGCCGGCGGCGGTGCACTGCACCTGCTGCAGAAGTCCGGTATCGAAGAAGCCAAGGAATACGCTGGCTTCCCGGTAGGCGGCTCGTTCCTGGTGACCGATAACCCGGCCATCGCCGAACAGCACCTGGCCAAGGCCTACGGTAAAGCTTCGGTTGGCGCGCCTCCGATGTCCGTTCCGCACCTGGACACCCGTGTCCTGGACGGCAAGCGCGTCATCCTGTTTGGCCCGTTCGCGACTTTCAGCACCAAGTTCCTGAAAGAAGGTTCGTACCTGGATCTGCTGACCAGCACCACCACCCACAACATCTGGCCTATGACCAAGGTCGGCATCAAGGAATACCCGCTGGTCGAGTACCTGGCCGGTCAACTGATGCTGTCGGATGAAGACCGTCTGAACGCGCTGAAGGAATACTTCCCGAACGCCAAGGCCGAAGACTGGCGCCTGTGGCAAGCCGGCCAGCGCGTGCAAATCATCAAGCGTGATGAAGCCGCTGGCGGCGTGCTGAAACTGGGCACCGAAATCGTTGCTTCCAAGGACGGCTCCATCGCCGGTCTGCTGGGCGCATCCCCAGGCGCGTCGACCGCTGCACCGATCATGCTGAGCGTGCTGCAGAAAGTCTTCAAAGACAAAGTCGCCAGCCCTGAGTGGCAAACCAAGCTGCACCAGATCGTTCCAAGCTACGGCACCCAGCTGAACAACGATCCAGCCAAAGTGGCTGAAGAGTGGGCCTACACCGCCAAGATCCTGCAACTGCCAACCCCTCCGGTGATTGGTCAGGCTGCAGCTCCAGCGGCGGACGCCTCGGCTGAAAAAGCCCCGGCGCCAAAAGAAAGCGCTGCACGTGATATGGCTCTGTAA
- a CDS encoding DUF2388 domain-containing protein translates to MRRLLLVSSLMLCLPFGSALARVDAGDVATSAGVSASLYSTFKDHKMVIPARDDLSAFVASGGTIRGVYLESVLQQVRQDNPGLNASDEELANAILVHYEGLSQ, encoded by the coding sequence ATGCGCCGTTTATTACTCGTTTCGTCTCTCATGCTGTGCCTGCCGTTCGGCTCGGCCCTTGCCCGCGTGGACGCAGGGGATGTTGCCACTTCGGCGGGGGTTTCGGCTTCGCTGTACTCGACCTTCAAGGATCACAAAATGGTGATTCCGGCCCGTGACGACTTGTCCGCATTCGTCGCCAGCGGCGGTACGATCCGTGGCGTGTACCTGGAATCGGTTCTGCAACAGGTGCGTCAGGACAATCCCGGCCTGAACGCCAGCGATGAAGAGCTGGCCAATGCCATCCTGGTTCACTACGAAGGTCTGTCGCAGTAA
- a CDS encoding tellurite resistance TerB family protein: MNTSDLLEQLLRGQASAGQQGGASAGGGLGGLGGLLGGLLGGGGTSGGGSPAGGLGGLGGLLGGLLGGGGALGGGTQSRSGGTNYAALASLGMMAFQAYQAWQRSQASAAPQQAPQTADLLSGPQVEEHSHAVLRALIAAAKADGRIDESEKHLISSEIGKHTNDPNLQQWLDDEVAKPLDPTEVAQAAQNDPAMAAEMYLASVMLVDDQQDAERNYLDELAAALQIDPELQVHLEQQAKGAA; encoded by the coding sequence ATGAACACCAGCGATCTGCTCGAACAACTGCTGCGAGGCCAGGCCTCGGCGGGACAACAAGGTGGCGCATCGGCCGGCGGGGGACTGGGCGGGCTTGGCGGGTTGCTCGGCGGTCTGCTGGGCGGTGGTGGCACCAGCGGTGGCGGTTCTCCCGCTGGTGGGCTCGGTGGTCTGGGCGGGCTGCTCGGTGGACTGCTCGGCGGTGGCGGAGCGCTGGGCGGCGGGACGCAGAGTCGTTCCGGTGGCACCAATTACGCGGCATTGGCCTCGCTCGGCATGATGGCGTTCCAGGCGTATCAGGCCTGGCAACGCAGCCAGGCGTCCGCCGCGCCGCAGCAAGCGCCGCAAACCGCGGACCTGTTGTCCGGCCCGCAAGTCGAAGAACACAGCCACGCCGTTTTGCGTGCTTTGATCGCGGCGGCCAAGGCTGACGGGCGGATCGACGAGTCGGAAAAACACCTGATCAGCAGCGAAATCGGCAAGCACACCAACGACCCGAACCTGCAGCAATGGCTCGACGACGAGGTCGCCAAACCGCTGGATCCCACCGAAGTGGCCCAGGCGGCGCAGAACGATCCGGCCATGGCCGCCGAAATGTACTTGGCCAGCGTGATGCTGGTGGACGATCAGCAGGACGCCGAGCGCAATTATCTGGATGAACTGGCGGCGGCGTTGCAGATCGACCCCGAGTTACAGGTTCACCTGGAGCAGCAGGCCAAGGGCGCGGCCTGA
- the pcsA gene encoding phosphatidylcholine synthase, translated as MISTVHIARLKAWGAHGFTATGVVTAFLATLALLENQPTHCLMWLGVALIVDGLDGALARKVNVQSVLPSFDGSILDLVIDYLTYVFIPALFIYRYIPLPDYTLLLTVSLILVSSLFCFCNVNMKSKDNYFVGFPAAWNVVALCLYIIDPGPWITFLTVIGLALLTVTRMKFLHPFRVRRFMPINIAVTAIWLLCSLSLVLNHPVINPLVMGLWLLASAYFLGICIWRTALEWFDSAHLK; from the coding sequence GTGATATCGACCGTCCACATCGCCAGGCTCAAGGCCTGGGGCGCCCATGGTTTCACCGCGACCGGCGTGGTCACCGCTTTTCTGGCCACCCTTGCCCTGCTGGAAAACCAGCCGACCCATTGCCTGATGTGGCTGGGCGTGGCGCTGATCGTCGACGGCCTCGACGGGGCGCTGGCGCGCAAGGTCAACGTGCAGTCGGTGCTGCCGAGTTTCGACGGGTCGATCCTCGATCTGGTGATCGATTACCTGACCTACGTGTTCATCCCGGCGCTGTTCATCTATCGCTACATTCCCCTGCCCGACTACACCCTGCTGCTGACCGTATCGTTGATTCTGGTGTCGTCGCTGTTCTGCTTCTGCAACGTCAACATGAAGAGCAAGGACAACTACTTCGTTGGTTTCCCCGCCGCGTGGAACGTGGTTGCCTTGTGTCTGTACATCATCGATCCGGGGCCGTGGATCACCTTCCTGACGGTGATCGGCCTGGCGCTGCTCACCGTGACCCGCATGAAGTTCCTGCACCCGTTCCGGGTACGCCGGTTCATGCCGATCAACATTGCGGTAACGGCGATCTGGCTGCTGTGCAGTCTTTCGCTGGTACTGAACCACCCGGTGATCAACCCGCTGGTGATGGGCCTGTGGCTGCTGGCGTCGGCGTATTTTCTCGGCATCTGCATCTGGCGCACGGCGCTGGAGTGGTTTGACAGTGCGCATCTGAAATAG
- a CDS encoding nuclear transport factor 2 family protein, which yields MSDLNLHPNAAQSLNRWHEMIRTGNLKALPELLDPKAVFRSPMAHTPYPGAPVVSMILNTVFEVFEDFKYHRELATADGLNVVLEFSAKVGTKELKGIDMIRFDEQGKIVEFEVMVRPLSGLQALGEEMGRRLGAYLAAAKA from the coding sequence ATGTCCGACCTGAACCTGCACCCCAACGCCGCCCAATCCCTGAACCGCTGGCACGAGATGATCCGCACCGGCAACCTCAAGGCCCTGCCCGAGTTGCTCGATCCCAAAGCGGTGTTCCGCTCGCCGATGGCCCACACGCCCTACCCCGGCGCACCGGTGGTCTCGATGATCCTCAACACCGTGTTCGAGGTGTTTGAAGACTTCAAATACCACCGTGAACTGGCGACGGCCGATGGCCTGAATGTGGTGCTGGAATTCAGCGCCAAAGTCGGAACGAAAGAGCTTAAAGGTATCGACATGATCCGTTTCGATGAACAGGGCAAGATCGTCGAATTCGAGGTGATGGTGCGGCCGCTGAGCGGGTTGCAGGCGCTGGGCGAGGAAATGGGACGCCGTCTGGGAGCTTATCTGGCCGCCGCCAAGGCCTGA
- a CDS encoding nuclear transport factor 2 family protein yields MNKSGLLLGLVCLFSGYVAAAPAEQDVAQAVDHLTQAMLHKDIAELNALTADNLTYGHSSGKIQDKKAFIADIETGKSAFKTLEMQNQTITLSGDTALVRHHFSAQALKGTEVVPTEIENFQIWQKQSGKWLLVGRQAYKF; encoded by the coding sequence ATGAACAAATCCGGATTGCTGCTCGGTCTCGTCTGCCTCTTCAGCGGTTACGTCGCCGCCGCCCCGGCGGAACAGGACGTCGCCCAGGCCGTCGATCACCTGACCCAGGCGATGCTGCACAAGGACATCGCCGAACTGAATGCCCTGACCGCCGACAACCTCACCTACGGCCACTCCAGCGGCAAGATCCAGGACAAGAAAGCCTTCATTGCCGATATCGAAACCGGCAAGAGCGCGTTCAAGACACTGGAGATGCAAAACCAGACCATCACCCTGTCCGGGGACACCGCGCTGGTCCGCCATCACTTTTCGGCGCAGGCCCTCAAAGGCACCGAAGTGGTGCCGACGGAAATCGAGAACTTCCAGATCTGGCAGAAGCAGTCTGGCAAGTGGTTGCTGGTGGGGCGTCAGGCGTACAAGTTCTGA
- a CDS encoding iron-containing redox enzyme family protein gives MTVLTRLQGAPAQSQPLDSLGELHRVHSALLSDENPQPLARAFLQHQLLQAAQLKDELPSDLAHWHASVAEHCADVARQYADYLQQRKAGGARQFFSCKAHALYFLQAVAPTKLVDGAWLYGLLAQWRDPRFSSLISTYLEELGEGNPAQNHVVIYRQLLAEHGLEPGSPLPDERYLQGALQLALGAGGMDFLPEVIGYNLGYEQLPLHLLISSYELSELGIDPYYFTLHVTIDNASTGHAQKAVQAVLDLLPLEADRSDFLRRVSLGYRLNDLGQGSRAIIEGFDLERELLAMLERKCPFAHHMHSDYCRFEGKTVNQWLADPQQLPGFLQSLQDKGWIKRNEDPQGSRFWQLIDGDGAAMFGVFSAYEKQLVHDWIAGDWISADSPVAFRRRPSVPAPIEVPEQDPDVQRLNAALQGQDAHTQIATLIPWLAPSRHAHPAGLLATRRFIQLKSGLR, from the coding sequence ATGACTGTCCTGACACGCCTGCAAGGTGCACCTGCCCAATCGCAACCGCTCGATTCACTGGGTGAGTTGCACCGCGTCCATTCAGCACTTTTATCCGACGAAAATCCGCAGCCGCTGGCGCGCGCCTTTCTGCAACATCAACTGCTGCAAGCCGCGCAGTTGAAGGATGAACTACCATCGGACCTCGCGCACTGGCATGCCTCGGTAGCCGAGCACTGCGCCGACGTCGCCCGGCAATATGCCGACTACCTGCAACAACGCAAGGCTGGAGGAGCGCGGCAGTTCTTCAGTTGCAAGGCTCACGCACTGTATTTCCTGCAAGCGGTGGCGCCCACCAAACTGGTGGATGGCGCCTGGCTTTACGGCTTGCTGGCCCAATGGCGCGATCCACGATTCAGCAGTCTGATCAGCACCTATCTGGAAGAACTGGGCGAGGGTAATCCGGCGCAGAACCACGTCGTGATCTACCGGCAACTGCTCGCCGAACACGGTCTTGAGCCCGGCAGTCCTCTGCCTGACGAGCGCTATCTGCAAGGCGCGCTGCAATTGGCCCTCGGTGCCGGCGGCATGGATTTTCTGCCGGAGGTGATCGGTTACAACCTTGGCTACGAGCAACTGCCCCTGCATCTGCTGATCAGCAGTTACGAACTCAGTGAGCTGGGGATCGATCCTTACTATTTCACTCTGCACGTGACCATCGACAATGCCAGTACCGGTCATGCGCAAAAGGCCGTTCAGGCCGTTCTTGATCTGCTGCCGCTGGAGGCCGATCGCAGCGATTTCCTGCGCCGGGTATCGCTGGGCTATCGGCTCAATGACCTGGGGCAGGGTAGCCGCGCAATCATCGAGGGGTTCGATCTGGAGCGCGAATTGTTGGCGATGCTTGAACGCAAGTGTCCGTTCGCTCACCACATGCACTCCGACTATTGCCGCTTCGAAGGCAAGACCGTCAATCAATGGCTGGCCGATCCGCAGCAATTGCCCGGGTTCCTGCAAAGCTTGCAAGACAAGGGCTGGATCAAACGCAACGAAGATCCGCAGGGCAGCCGTTTCTGGCAATTGATCGATGGCGATGGTGCGGCGATGTTCGGCGTGTTCAGCGCCTATGAAAAACAATTGGTACACGACTGGATTGCCGGTGACTGGATTTCTGCAGATAGCCCCGTCGCGTTCCGCCGCCGTCCCTCCGTTCCAGCGCCGATCGAGGTGCCCGAACAGGACCCCGATGTGCAGCGCCTCAATGCGGCGCTGCAAGGGCAGGACGCTCACACCCAAATCGCAACGTTGATCCCGTGGCTCGCACCGTCACGCCATGCCCATCCGGCCGGGCTGCTCGCCACTCGCCGATTCATCCAACTCAAATCCGGCCTGCGTTAA